In the genome of Peromyscus eremicus chromosome 8b, PerEre_H2_v1, whole genome shotgun sequence, the window GGAATACGAACATGGAATGAAGTATAACAAGTGGTGGGGTACCAGTTTACCTACAGCCAACAATGTGGCTATTTCTGGAGTGGACTTTCACGATTTTCTGTCACTGCTTCTGAATCATttagtgtaacatgaatcttttttaaaaggtcttatcaataaaaacaaacctggagccaggtagaGGTGAATGCTGccaagatcagagaaacagaacaagtcacagccaacttcacctggCCAagttctcagctgatcttgtttcctcagagtAGAAGCCTCTTGAGTCCCCATTGGAAtcgatctcagctgaactgtgctgcaaaaagcttaaaaaggctctagttcctggtcttcatgccttatctttctgcttcctgccatcacttcctgggattaaaggtgtgtgtcaccatgcctggctgtttccagtggctttgaactcagagatctggatggatctctgcctccggaatgctaagattaaaggcgtgtgctaccaccgcctaaacctttgtttaatatagtggctgttctgttctctgactccagataagtttattagggtacacaatatactgggggacacaatatcaccacatttaggGGAGTCAGTTTTGCAGTTGAACATTTCTGGATTATAACTGGGAAGGATTCTGGTTGCAAGTAGAAAGGATAGTACTAGGGACATAAGCTAAATAAATGCTAACCTAGGTAAGAACTGCGCAGGACTCTAAATTCCTTCAACAATATCCTGGGTCACACATGGTGTGTGCTGAATGAAGATTTAATTCAAACCATTTTTCAGTTCTTAAGTTTTCCTATATCTATAAATTATTTGgacacacatttaaactattgttttttggttattttcattaaaatcaaaGTTATTTAAAGTGATCTACAATGCTAATAAGGTTCTAGATCAGACACCACAGCTACATTTTGAAGTTTCTCAACGGCCTAACAAGGTATATGCCCATTTCATAGACATTTTCAGCATACTTAGGGTCTTATGTGGATAGCTCTACACATGCCACGAATCCAGCCAGCACTGGTTATGATGCTAAACTCAGTAGATTGCTATTCTGCAGGCCTCCTTAGGAACCTTTCTGAGATGGCAGCATCCTCATCCActgtgtatatgcctgtgtgtacatgtgtgtgtatacatgcatcaTAGAGACAAGGGTGCTATTCAGGTGTTCTGGCTCCTGTGGAAAGCCTTCGATTACTTATTCTTTTCCTCCCCCAATTCTGATTCTGCTTCTTTCCCTAGCTTTTGTTACCTGGTTCTCAACTGCACAGACCAGGTACCGACCTGACCACGCACCACAATTAACCATTGGGATCTCCTAGGAGAACAGAAGTGAAGAGTAACAGCATGGCCTCGGCGGGTCTCCAGCTCCTCGCTTTCGTCCTGGCCTTGTCTGGGGTCTCGGGGGTCCTCACCGCCACTCTGCTGCCCACCTGGAAGGTTACTGCAGCTCTAGGCTCCAGCATTGTAACTGCGATTGTACAGGTGCACGGGCTGTGGATGGACTGCACGTGGTACAGCACTGGGATGTTCAGCTGCTCTCTAAAATACtccatcctgtctctgcccatcCATGTGCAGACCGCCAGGGCCACCATGGTCCTGGCCTGCGTTCTGTCTGCTCTGGGGATTTGTACTTCGGTAGTAGGAATGAAATGCACTCACTTAGGAGGGGACACACACACCAAGAGTCAAATTGCTTTTGCTGGAGGAATCTGCTTCATGATTGCAGGGATCTCTGGCTTAATCCCAACAGTGTGGTACACCAAGGAGATCGTAGAAAACTTTCTAGATTGGACCATTCCGAAAAGCAACAAATATGAACCTGGAGGAGCCGTCTACATCGGGTTCATTTCGGCGATGCTACTACTTATCTCTGGTGTTATTTTCTGCATTTCTTATATAAAAAGGAACCCGAAACCATGGATCTACCCTCCCAAGCAGGAACATGCCTCTACCTGGCAGCCAGAGAAGAGGTTAGCTTACAACCTGAAGAATTACGTGTGAAGAGCTGTGCAACGAACATGCAGTGAGGCTTCTGGGACGTGCTAAAACTTTAtcagaatgaagaaaacaaaacgaaacactCTTATGCTTAGCTTCCTTTACAAAGAGtacaaaatatcaaaaaaattGTGAGGTACTTTAAAATGCCAACAAACTACCGTCTACAATTATATgtcttgaatttattttattttattattgcattcatgttttatttaaaagtatataattGAAAGAGGCCTGACTATATTAATAAGGTGATGAGTgacagcatttatttatttttaaagatatattttagaatagTTTTTCGTAGTTACGAAGTATAAAAAGTACCTTCTCTTGGTGTTGATCAAGAATATTGCCTATTTTGCCCTCTGGTGGGCAATGCCTGAGTAGCCTGCGTCTGTTTTAAAGCAACAGGATGTGGAGGAGACTCTAGGAACACAGCACCAGAACTCACGCAGATGTTGCCACCCCAAGCCCCAGCTTCCACTCTAATTTTTATATGTGTTATGGTATTATAATATATGCAAACTAAACTTAGGTAGAATGAATGAACTGGTAGACGCTACTGCAGCACACAAAAGCCAATGTAAGCACAAACTAAAATATGGCACTTTTGAGGTACAGCCAACTGATAAGAGCTCCGTTTGCTTTAAATTACCCAAGGCCTGCTCTTTCTTCTGCACCCAGAAAACAGATACGTTCATTTCTCCAATTGCTTAGATTTACCCCATTCCAATGAATCTCACAGTTAGCACTCTTTGactcagttactttttttttcttcctctgagaCAGGGTATTAGATAAGCCACACTGCCTCCTGTGTGCTTAGAGACATGTTCTATTACCCTCAGCTTAGTCACTTTTAAGTTGTACTTTTCCCTCCAATTTTattcaagttaacaaaaacaCTGTTGTTCTCTTATAAATGAGCATCTTCAGTTAAGAGaagtaaaataacttttaaagtataaagaatgtttttaaaatgcttatAAATTATgacatgtaattaaaatattctaacaAAAATTTGGACTTTTCATAGGTGCAAAGAAACACTGTAGTTTTGTAGTAATCTCCTTGCTAATGTATGCTAACTGAATGCTTATAATACAACTGCTAAAGGAAGAAGACTGTGCATTAATAACTGAGGAAGTGGAAAGATGTTTATGTGAATAAATAATCTGCACTTGTGTAAATAGAAAAGAGACGAAAATACTTCAATTCACTTACTTAGTAGACCTTCATGCTCTGCAATAGTCATGTTGTAATAGAACAGTTGCaggtaagtttgaggtcagagaGATCATGTCCTATGAAGTATCTTCAGTGGAACATACAACAAttcacactcatatacataaacactCACCTCTGGTTTGGGAACAAAGGCTTTTCCGGGAATTGTAAAGAGGTGCTCAACATTGCAGAGGTACTGGGCCATAATGGAAAGGCGACTGCGCTGTTGGCTTCCTGTAGTGGCTACAAGTCTCTGCAGAAGGCCAAAAGTAAGGTTTAGCAAATAGTTAATCCCATCATTTGACtctcatttttaaagacaaattatatatgtattatctctctctgtctctctctctctctctctctctctctctcactcttccaTGCTATTTGACATAATCCATGTAGACTTAGGGAACAAACATCATTAGCTGAGATATGCTGTAGAAATGTCAGTTGTATCATGTAtaagcactgaaaaaaaatcacataaacaaaCTTCTCTACTAGTGACTGCTGGAGATTTTCAAGCTACTGttatattctacaacagaaagtcagatgtaaaacaaacattttataaagaaattagaaataaagaGGAACTATAAAGGTGGTTTTAAAAGTACTTCCTTCAGTTTAATAAACCCTTGAAGATTCAAGAACCTTTGAAATACAGACGGTTCTTGACAAATAATTTATGCAAAAATTAGGACTTTTCCTTTTAAACACacactcattttttaattgaactaaGCACATAacaaattgataaataaaatgcaatttgcATGAAAATCCcaaccagatttttaaaaagaacttcaatttcatatataacatatataaaattaaacttCAGATAAAAATTATATAGTATCAAGAATGGTTAAGACACTCCTGAATAATATCAACAATGCTCATGGGAGACTTATCCTACCTGATATCAAAATTAAGGCAGTACTGCTACAAACACAAACAGACCATTAGGACAAAAGACTTAGACACAGACCTAAGCATGTGTGGGTATCTGATACATGAGAGATGTAATTCTCCTAACAAAAGATAAGGACAGACCATTCATTAAATGGTATAGGTGTAATTAAGCATttacaggagaaaagaaaatttaattgaattaatgataaatgaaaaacaaaagttaagTCTTTTTCAAGTAATATCTATGACTCTAAAGTGGAGAAGAATGTCCTAAAAATTGCAAAAACAGAAGCTATGAAAGATGGATAATTTTCTGTTAAAATTTTCAATCAAACACTATCAAGACACATCCCAGATTAAGAATATACTTAGAGGGCTAAGGCATTAGTGTTCACAATACGAGAGATGCCTACACACTAGGCATTAACAAACAGAAGATAAACAACAACCAGAAGATATGACAAGGCAAATCATGGCAGACCAAAGAAATGAATTATAACCATTAACTAAGCTATACTTATAAAAAGCAGAGatgtgcaaattaaaaccacaacaaTCCATAATTTTACACTCAAAAGGAATACTATAAAAAACTAATCAAGGATGGAAAGAATTAGAAGCTacagggagccgggcggtggtggcgcacgcctttaatcccagcacttgggaggcagagccaggcggatctctgtgagttcgaggccagcctggactaccaagtgagttctaggaaaggcgcaaagctacacagagaaaccctgtcttgaaaaaccaaaaaaaaaaaaaaaaagaagctacagGGATTCTGTGCATGGCAGTGAGCGTGCAAAAGGCAGAAACTGGTATATAaggccagggggtggtggtgcacacctttaatcccagcacttgggaggcagagccagggccagcctggtctatagaacgagATCcaaaacaggcaccaaaactacagagaaaccctgttttgaaaaactttaaaaaacaatggtATATAAGTATGCCGGACAATAAGTTATCAATAAAAGCTTAAGTTTTACAGCATGTTACTCACACAAAAGATACAGTCCACTGTAGCATTATACACATTATTCAAGAAATGGGAAAttataatttcaccaataggtaaATAGCTAATAATTTTGCCACTGCATATGAaataactgttaaaatgactaaCAGGGATTACTGGCATAGGCTACATTCCCCAATAgagtataaatttttttaaagtggcaAAAACAAGTATGATAATCttaggatttctgtgtgtgcctaCATATACACCTTCAATACAGATAGGCAATGTGTGAGAATGCCAACTACCACTCTTAACAGAGTTCAAAACGAAGGAAAGAGGGCCTCAAACATATAAATATAGCAtttgatattttggtaaagataGTGGAAAACATGATAAAATTGGGTAAGACTGAGAGTAGTAGACTCAAAGATCATTCATCTTTCTAAAATGTGCCATGTTTCTGTGTTCTTGAGCTTTGGGGATGTCCCAAAACTCTAGTGAGCTGTTTAGGATCAAGGTCACAAACACTAGTGGAAACACCCGAAGCCAGGACACGGCAGCACGTCCATGCAAGGCCTTTGTGGTGCTTTCAGAGCAGGTGCTCTCGGATTTTCTCCCTGTTTCAGAGCAGGTGCTCTCGGATTTTCTCCCTGTTTCAGAGCAGGTGCTCTCGGATTTTCTCCGTATTTCACTGACATCAACTTATCTAATAGCTTTTTCCATTGCTGCTTCCAACCTGTCCTGGGCATGAAAAAAATACAGAACTTGGCTTTTTAGAACTTTACCTTAAGTAAGACTAAAACAGACtttggggtgctggagagatggttcagtggttaaaagcacttgctgctcttatagaggacccaggtttgattccagcatccacatggtcgctcacaaccacctctaactccagtatCAAGAGATTCAGTGGGGGCCTGGGCACTAGGCAtgaatgtggtacatgtacatatatacaggcaaaacatttatacacgtAAAATAACATTGCTCCTCAGAGTAATATAAAAGCAAGAGATGTATATATTCTCAAATACATCCTCCTACCTTAGTCCCCTAAGTGCCTGGATTACAGCACGATTCACTGTGCCCAGTGATAAAAGCAGATCTTTAAAACTAAAATCCAGCAAGAATATAaccatgaaatttaaaaattaacccAAAGAATTGACTATCATGGATTTCCTTCCTAAGGCATAGCTAATATGTTACTTTACATTTAGAAGATGTGTTTCTAATGATGAATTCAAAGAAgttaaaaatcactttaaaaagtaAACCTGAAAAGAGTGGAATTATTCTAATTAGACTTAAGCACAGTTAAATATATTTCACTCTGAGCACGAAGCACTTTGTATAGTCAGAGAGGGGGTGTTCTAATCTGGACTCTAGATCTATTCAATCTCCATAGCAAATATACCAGATTATGGAGATGAAAATATGAGCCTTAGATTTTAATTTAGAATAAAGCAGCACACAGAACTGCTAATCTATTGAGCAAAAATGAAGTCACAGCCCAGGGAGCCTGCAGAGACTTTACACTCAAAGCCACCCTGAGAAGTTAATGGCCTAATAATCATTTAAACATGTACTGCCATTTTTGTTTAGACATAGCATAGGTAAAGCTATGAACACAAAAGTCCTTCAGTAGAtaatttttaacaataaaaagCCTGTATACCAAATGAGTTAATTTTTCAGTAAAAGGAAACCACTAAGCCTTGAGTTTTAAAAGTCACTAACGATGAGAAAACAAGGCATGGAAGAATTCCTAAGAACAGTTTtcctttacttttgtttatttctattattcATCTACAATATTGTTAGTAAAAAATTGTACTTGAGAAGTTACACAGTCTCGGACCAGGGACAATGAACATTATGCCATTAATAGAGTGGTGACATTTTCCCTACTAGGATGTAACTATGACCAGCCAATGTCTTCTGGAAATAGAAGACAGAGAGGTTGACCTCTCTTAAAAACCCACAGGCCAGCAAAATGGAGAACTTGAATCTCATGACTCTACCAGAAAACAGATAACCTGTGTTCAAATTCAAGTGCTGTACAACCCGTGGAAGACAATAAAAGACATTCCAAGTTCAATGATAAAGAGAGTTTAGATGAGATTTGTTAAGCCATTAACTACTGCTACACagtctgactccattttctgaGCTGTACCACCACTTACACGCCTTTTAGTGTGCCCAGGCTGAATCCTTACATCCTATAATCCTAGAGAAAAGAATAAGAGGAGGGCACTGATTTGATTCTGTTCTGTGGCTAAAATATAGAATATTACATGCAGGATTGTGTTTTAAAGCAAACAGATGATATGTAAGACAATACTGCTGCTCAGTCTCCCCATGAAACTTTCACCTGCAAAAATGTGCAAGTCAGTCAAAAGGACCAGTGTTACCCACACTTCTAATGGATCCCATAAATTATAGACTTGCTCCCAATTCAATATTCATGTAAAAATTTaactaaaataaacctttgttgaagaaaaataattgccTATGGTGAAGTCAAAACAACACTATCATTAAAAACCCCAGCTGCCAGCTGAGTCACTGAAAACATGACTCTACCTCTTAAGGCTCTGCTCCTCCACTCCTTCCTCAAAGGACTGAGAGAGCTCAATGCTTTCAATCTCTATTGTGTTGTACGagaacaaaataccaaataatcgcAGCAGCAGAGGGAAAGGAATCCACCAGTGTGCTACAATCACAACTCTGCCTTCCTAATAGTGCCTTTCCTGCCTTAGTCCCGTCTGGATTTGATACTCTGTGTTGTTAGCAGTAATTCACTCTTAAACTTCCTCAAACCGGTGTGACTATTCCTTCAATACATGCAAACACGACATGCATTTGGTCAAATTAATCTGTCTTAACTGATCTGATCTGACCTGACCTGAGGGTTCTTTCTTCCTGAGGACTTCCCTGTGTCCCACAGAGCCTGCTGCTCCTGGGACATCTCATCATTTTCCTGATGTCTCTAATCAGAGCAACGCTTTCTGCAGAGTACTACTGATAAGAGACTAGTGAAGGGCAGATGGTAATAAATGGGGCTGAGATTTATATGCTAACAATAGTAAAATAGAATTTTactatatacaaaaatcaatctCAAGTGGTTATGGGCAGAAAAGTGAAAAAAGATACCTTCATGATCAAGACATAAATGATTTCTTCAGTAAGAAACAaccacaaattaaaaattaagaatgtcTGATCTTCAAGAAAGGAGATCAgtgggaaggtggagaaccatGAGTGGGTAATggggcatgtctgtgtgtgaaCAGAATCAAAATATATGTCTGTGAAAGTGTCATAATAAAGCCgattattttgtataattaatatatactgGTAAAAAAGTTAAGGAAAAAGACATGTCTAATTCTCAAGACACTGTAAAAAGACCATGACAATATAAGCATAGAGTAAGGAAATCTGCAGTCCACTGTACTAGTACAGAGAATATGTAATAACTGCATACCAGCAAACAGAAGATAACCCACAGAAAGATTAGCAAGGGTAAGCAGTTCAATGTAACACACCCAAGTGACCCAAAGATGCAATGGTGCCCCATTTCATTAAAACTCAGCAAAGACAAAAAATAGCACAACACACCATCATCcctagattaattaaaaaaatgtgtaagtCTATTAATGTCCAAAGCGGGCAAAAATATGGAGCAAAATGAACTCATGCACACACTATTGGTAGAAATATATAGGCCTGATGACTTCAGAAAACAGTTAAGCATTGCCTAACAAAAATGAAGCTTCTGGACACGTATCTTGTCCAAAACTTGCCCTTGTGCCTAAGAACTTTCATGACAGTTTTGTTCATAATAGTAAAGCACTGAAATGAATCCTGGGACAGATTACGAGAGTGAAAGAGTGGGCAAGACACAGAGCTATGTAAGTAAGTGGTAACTATGAGCACATGTGTGAATCCCAAGTtgcttacaataaacacacacatattgaaTGACTCCTTTTAAGAAAAGCTTAAGAGTGGACAAACCTAGAGTATATGAGACACATGGTTACAAATCTGTTTATCAAGACTAGGGAAGGGAACAGTCCAAAACTCAGTTCTGATTTATTACCTTGGTAATGGGGGGCAGAAAGGAGATGCAATTGAGTGAGGTGGGTTTTAAGTGCAGATCCTCACCTCAGGCTCGCCTTGCTGTCATATCTTGCCTTGCCCTTGTCCACCCTGGAGGTTCACTTTGTAAACTCAGAATAACCAGGCCATAGGAAGGCAGGCTCAGCAGGCATCAACTGAGGtaggtggaggtggaggggtgtgtgtgtgtgtgtgtgtgtgtgtgtgtgtgtgtgtgtgtgtgtgttgggtagtagggtggggtgaggggattaAGTGACAACCTATGTATTGGTTAATGAGATTCTCTTCAATGCCAGATTTATCATATTATCTTTTAACTGTCACCCCAAGGATTGCAGAGGATCAATTATAAGATAGCACAGGCCACTCTTGACATCTGGATGTTCCTGGGTTTTGTGTATGGCAGTGTAGGCCTTGTGCTGAACACACTGTCTTCGTTGGCTAACAAATATAATTCATGGTCTCCACTGAGCGCATCTAGTAGTCTTGTCTGCTGTCTTCACTACACGACTTAACTTTTGGatgggtttttctctgtgtaatggaaAAGTATTAACTTAGAAAACATGACCAATGGTAAATATATAGTAGTATTTGGTCTGGAAATTTGATCATACAATGAAGTACCCAGACAAAGTAAGACTTACCTCAGCCACTTCCTTTTGAAATGTTAACGTCATCTTAGTTCTGCCATACACGAAAGGTCCATCTTTAAGAGAAATGTTTTCAAGCCACTTGATGATCAGTGGGGTTGAAACACTAAAAGGCAGATTTCCAATAATATGTACATTTGGAGGATCTGGTTGCGGGGAGAAGATAATTTGGAATGAGTACATGAATATATTCTGAATATGATCTTAAtactttaatttacatttaattatGAGGATCAAATGAAGGCATATGAAAGATGATTCAGTATTTTTCAGTTCtcttaaaatgcattttttcaCAATTAGCTTTGTATTTATTGAGAAAAAAGTTCTAAGGAAGGTCATGAAATGAGGTGTTTTGTCTAATTTTCTTTAGACACAATGAGTTTAAAGTGACCATGGGGTTTGACAGATCATCAGACACCCAGGATGGGGATACAAGCTGCATTTAAAATTTGAATGCTTGAAATATTTAGGtggaaataaaaccaaagaaacagagaaatccAGGCAAACCTTTAGCACGAGAAGATGCCACAAAAGAGTCTCAGAATCAAACAAACAGGAAGTtggttagaaaataaaaacaaaacaaaaggctacaaacaaaaccccaaaccctcAAACCACTGGCAAAGAACAGTTTTAGGTTTCCAAACACCGAGTAGAATGGTGGAGCCTGATAAGCAGGGAAGCCGGTGCACAGAAGTCGTGAAGGTGATATATGACACCAAATGGATGGGCCAGATGGGTGACTGATCCTAGCACAGCTGGGTCACTGACAGAGAACTGCAGGCTCTGTGCTGCGAGGTCAGTGACTATAAACACAAGCTACTCTGGAGGAGCCTGACCCTGGGGAGGCCAGACACACAGGAGCGGCTAGGTCTGCTAAACCCCTTCTTCCACTTATTCTCAGAGTTCCTGTTAGCAATCTATATGCCCTATATCATCTGCATTTCCCAAGAGCTAAACACTGCTGGTACCCAGTAAACATCTGTCCTTGAAGGAAGAGTGCCTTGACTGGTCAGAGTCATTACTGTGaaggcaaaggaaagaaagataaaggtCTGTGGGTAGCCTGGTTTACAATGTTTGAAAAATAGTTAACAATACTTGGTATAGagtcataaaaatataaagtatatttgCACAGAAACCACAACTTGAAGATCTGAAACTAGGAAATTAGAATCAGGGAAAACTCAACCAGGTAATGCCAGCAGTtgtgaggctaaggcaggagggttctcaagttcaagatcagcctgggctacagcatgagacactgtcttaaggggaaaaaaaaaatcacaaaaactaACCGTATTTTGTAAGAAagtaggaaagaagaaaaaattacaaTGCACATTATTTAATTCTGTTCAGGtaattttaacagaaaaatataaaagcaaacacTTTATTATAATAGATAGGTGATAGCTGAAACAAATATCTGTGATATGAATgaccaaaacagaaacagacagacagacacacatccacctgccactgccaccAAAACAAGGAACAAACAACCCCAGACCAAGGCACTTACCATCTTCCCATTGTCTTCGAACGTTGTCTGGAAAGGCCTTCTCTATCTTGTATGTCAGCACATCTCCATGAACAATTCTCAGCTTTCCAGGTGCTGCATCAGAAAGCATCTAGTTTACAAGAGGTCAATAAAATGAGCTCATAGACTTCGGGGCAGCAAAACTCAAAATCTTATCATAAGTGGGAAAAGCAAACACTAGATGTGATCACTGATGAAACCATTGTGTTTCTACAAAATACAACAAGGGTTAGGTAAAGCAGCAGAGACTAGAGTGACATTTTAGGATTTAAAACAGCATATCAGTCTAATTTGACAGTCAGAATGACTTGTGTTTGTGCTTGGGAAGAGTGAACGTACACATACTAAGAAACCTTATAGTGAACTCCTGAGGATTAAGAGTAAAGTGTATGGAAATGAGCTAATTCAACTAAGCCTATATATATTCAATGTACACAAAAGATTCTGCACATAAAACTTTTCATGTAATCTTTGAGTAAATTCAAACTAAGTAGGACGTCCTTTGCCTGGCATTCTGAGACACTCCTTGACCTGAATCACAGTCACTGTAACCTGAGAACAATCCTCCATATTTTCACACCAGTTACctctcagcccatttctattcccaataatctgtttccttttctcctccagtctTTTCTTAGCACAAAAGAACAGTGAGGACTTGAGACTTATCTCAGTGATAGAATACTTGTCAGAATATGCAAATCTGTGGGCTCCACCCCAGCTCACCAAACCAGACTAAACAACAGAACCTTATTCCTTAGCACTCTTAAGCTTTTTCTCCTTAATTTCAGTCCTTAGCATCATATACTAAAAGCTGGCCCTTAGCTTAAATGAGCCCCAAGGCTGAGCCAAACTGGGTGTCAAGTCCCCCTGCGTCCAATACAGAACTTACTTCTTAATACCCTTGGTCAAATAAAAACCATGCAGTCAGAGACAAcctctgttctgtctctgactctcttacAGGCCTTTGGGATCCTACTCTCATACTGGTtcaccttgcccagctttaatacatggggagatgcttagtcttcctgcaacttgatgtgtcatgttttgttgatactcatgggagacctcctctttcctgaacagaaatagaggagtCGATTGGGGGGTaaggtgggggagggactggggagagaggaaagaggggaaacttcggccagtatgtaaaataaatttattaaaatcaaacaaagaaaCCATGCAGTCCCTGAGCTTACCACACTTAAAATGCAGGACTGACTGATACTCGGTGAGAAGTACCACTGCTGAGGCAGACAGCATGGAAAGGGGTGGTGACCCTCTCCCACACTGGGCACCATCTCAGTCACTCAGTTGCTGAGATTTGAGAAACGGGCACAGGGCTATGTAGGGGTGCCAAGGGGTTCCTGGAGAACCCTGCCTCTTTGCTCTTCTTCCCTCATTAAAGCCAacacctccccccctcccccaacactttCCTTTGGTCCATTTCAAGCAACTAACAGGAAGGCTGAAAAAGGCCTCTTGGAAGCCGGAGGGGAGACTGCCGCAAAGCCCACGGCTTGCTGACCGATTTCCCCTCTGTGGTATCCTGTGTCGGAGAGGAGACCGGAGCCAGGCTATAactccctgcctccccctctgCTCCCTCTGTGAGACGCCCATGGTTCCTGACAGCACTTGTAACATGCCACGGCAGCCGCACACGCGTGGGTTCCTTTCTCTTTGACAACTGTGCTGCTGAGGGAAGATCTGTTTCCTGCCTACTTCAGTGTCCAGTGGGACAGCACCGCACAGCAGCTGTGGAACAGGCACTGAATAAGCAGACGAGTGGACCACTACAGAGCATCCAGAAGGCTGCGGACTACTGCAGAAGCTGCTTCTCAAAATTTGTGGGGTAGAGGAATTTGCAAGGATTACCTCAGTCATAAACGAGGCAAGATAATACAAATAACAGTTTCAAGTACATAGCCTGTTCTAGTAAGAGGGTGGACATTTTAAATTTAGGATCAGTTAATCTGATATGGTTAGTCACGGTTATTTATCAAAAATATTTGCATACCTCTGACATTCATATACTTAGGGATTATTTTAAGCTACTATGGTTTGATAAAATTTAACTGGATCAGTTTCAGATAATATGTCTTAGAAAACAGTAATTTCAAGATACTTA includes:
- the Cldn20 gene encoding claudin-20; translation: MASAGLQLLAFVLALSGVSGVLTATLLPTWKVTAALGSSIVTAIVQVHGLWMDCTWYSTGMFSCSLKYSILSLPIHVQTARATMVLACVLSALGICTSVVGMKCTHLGGDTHTKSQIAFAGGICFMIAGISGLIPTVWYTKEIVENFLDWTIPKSNKYEPGGAVYIGFISAMLLLISGVIFCISYIKRNPKPWIYPPKQEHASTWQPEKRLAYNLKNYV